In Gossypium raimondii isolate GPD5lz chromosome 12, ASM2569854v1, whole genome shotgun sequence, a single window of DNA contains:
- the LOC105765341 gene encoding uncharacterized protein LOC105765341 isoform X1 produces the protein MWAITRGGFNQKIFNLPKTLSRPLMATSNLIRVSSPSYSTSSPNHAPFKRVGTHNGSFHCDEALGCFMIRLTDKFSNSEIIRTRDPKVLEGLDAVLDVGGVYDPNHDRYDHHQKGFEEVFGHGFNTKLSSAGLVYKHFGKEIIAKELQLGEDHPDVHRLFLAIYKSFMEAIDAIDNGINQFDTDKPPKYVNNTHISSRVGRLNLDWTDPDQSPEKENEAFQRAMALAGSEFLESVRFHARSWLPARSIVMECIAERFDIDPSGEIMVLKRFCPWKLHLFELEAELKVEPLIKYVLYGDERGKQWRVQAVAASPDSFESRKPLPAQWRGLRDDELSKETRISGCVFVHMSGFIGGNQTYEGALVMARTALKM, from the exons ATGTGGGCAATTACAAGAGGAGGGTTTAACCAGAAAATTTTCAACTTGCCCAAAACCCTCTCTCGCCCTCTCATGGCTACCTCTAACCTTATTAGGGTTTCTTCTCCTTCTTACTCCACTTCCTCCCCTAACCACGCTCCTTTTAAGCGCGTCGGCACTCACAATGGAAGCTTCCACTGCGACGAGGCCCTCGGCTGCTTCATGATTCGTCTCACTGACAAGTTCTCCAACTCCGAGATTATCCGTACCCGAGATCCCAAG GTATTGGAGGGTCTTGATGCTGTGCTTGATGTTGGAGGCGTCTATGATCCTAATCATGACCGGTATGATCATCACCAGAAGGGATTTGAGGAGGTTTTTGGACATGGATTTAATACAAAGCTTAGCAGTGCTGGACTTGTTTATAAG CATTTTGGCAAGGAGATAATAGCTAAAGAGCTTCAGCTTGGAGAAGACCACCCGGATGTGCATAGATTATTTCTGGCCATTTACAAAAGCTTCATGGAG GCAATTGATGCGATTGACAATGGAATCAACCAGTTTGATACTGACAAGCCACCAAAATATGTGAACAATACACACATATCTTCTAGAGTTGGAAGATTAAATCTAGACTGGACAGATCCTGATCAATCACCTGAGAAGGAGAATGAGGCTTTCCAACGAGCAATGGCTCTAGCTGGTAGTGAGTTCTTAGAA AGTGTCCGATTTCATGCAAGATCATGGCTACCAGCAAGGTCAATTGTAATGGAGTGCATTGCGGAGAGATTTGACATAGATCCTAGtggtgaaattatggttttgAAAAGGTTTTGCCCT TGGAAGCTTCACTTATTTGAGCTTGAGGCGGAGCTGAAGGTTGAGCCtcttattaaatatgttctttaTGGG GATGAACGGGGCAAACAATGGCGAGTGCAGGCAGTAGCAGCATCTCCTGATAGTTTTGAGAGCCGGAAGCCCCTCCCAGCACAGTGGCGAGGTTTGAGGGACGATGAGCTCTCAAAGGAGACAAGAATTTCCGGCTGTGTCTTTGTCCACATGAGCGGGTTTATCGGTGGAAATCAAACTTATGAGGGTGCTCTAGTGATGGCAAGAACTGCTCTAAAGATGTAA
- the LOC105765341 gene encoding uncharacterized protein LOC105765341 isoform X2 yields MWAITRGGFNQKIFNLPKTLSRPLMATSNLIRVSSPSYSTSSPNHAPFKRVGTHNGSFHCDEALGCFMIRLTDKFSNSEIIRTRDPKVLEGLDAVLDVGGVYDPNHDRYDHHQKGFEEVFGHGFNTKLSSAGLVYKHFGKEIIAKELQLGEDHPDVHRLFLAIYKSFMEAIDAIDNGINQFDTDKPPKYVNNTHISSRVGRLNLDWTDPDQSPEKENEAFQRAMALAGSEFLESVRFHARSWLPARSIVMECIAERFDIDPSGEIMVLKRFCPDERGKQWRVQAVAASPDSFESRKPLPAQWRGLRDDELSKETRISGCVFVHMSGFIGGNQTYEGALVMARTALKM; encoded by the exons ATGTGGGCAATTACAAGAGGAGGGTTTAACCAGAAAATTTTCAACTTGCCCAAAACCCTCTCTCGCCCTCTCATGGCTACCTCTAACCTTATTAGGGTTTCTTCTCCTTCTTACTCCACTTCCTCCCCTAACCACGCTCCTTTTAAGCGCGTCGGCACTCACAATGGAAGCTTCCACTGCGACGAGGCCCTCGGCTGCTTCATGATTCGTCTCACTGACAAGTTCTCCAACTCCGAGATTATCCGTACCCGAGATCCCAAG GTATTGGAGGGTCTTGATGCTGTGCTTGATGTTGGAGGCGTCTATGATCCTAATCATGACCGGTATGATCATCACCAGAAGGGATTTGAGGAGGTTTTTGGACATGGATTTAATACAAAGCTTAGCAGTGCTGGACTTGTTTATAAG CATTTTGGCAAGGAGATAATAGCTAAAGAGCTTCAGCTTGGAGAAGACCACCCGGATGTGCATAGATTATTTCTGGCCATTTACAAAAGCTTCATGGAG GCAATTGATGCGATTGACAATGGAATCAACCAGTTTGATACTGACAAGCCACCAAAATATGTGAACAATACACACATATCTTCTAGAGTTGGAAGATTAAATCTAGACTGGACAGATCCTGATCAATCACCTGAGAAGGAGAATGAGGCTTTCCAACGAGCAATGGCTCTAGCTGGTAGTGAGTTCTTAGAA AGTGTCCGATTTCATGCAAGATCATGGCTACCAGCAAGGTCAATTGTAATGGAGTGCATTGCGGAGAGATTTGACATAGATCCTAGtggtgaaattatggttttgAAAAGGTTTTGCCCT GATGAACGGGGCAAACAATGGCGAGTGCAGGCAGTAGCAGCATCTCCTGATAGTTTTGAGAGCCGGAAGCCCCTCCCAGCACAGTGGCGAGGTTTGAGGGACGATGAGCTCTCAAAGGAGACAAGAATTTCCGGCTGTGTCTTTGTCCACATGAGCGGGTTTATCGGTGGAAATCAAACTTATGAGGGTGCTCTAGTGATGGCAAGAACTGCTCTAAAGATGTAA